Part of the Saimiri boliviensis isolate mSaiBol1 chromosome 21, mSaiBol1.pri, whole genome shotgun sequence genome is shown below.
TGTGGAACCGGCAGGTTAGGTGGGTGTGCTGTTGGGGGTTACCTGCACTATCCGTGGCTGTACTGCCTGAGGTGGGGAAGGAGTTTGGGGTGCCATCTGCACTGTCGGAGGCAGGGAGTGGGTTTGAGGGTGCTATCCTGGGCTGCACTGTTCCCGGCGGGGAGCAGGTTGGGGCGCTATCCCGGGTTGCACTGCCTGCGGTGGGAGCGGGATGGACACCATGTGGGGACATCTCTCTGCCTGCAGCAGGGGTCTGGTTGGGGGCGCTATCTGTGGCTACACTGCCCATGGCAGGGAATGGGTTGGGGGTGCTATCCCGGGCTGTGCTGCCCATGGCAAGGGGGAGGGTTGTGGGCACCATCGGGTGCTGCAGGGTCTAAGGCAGGGGCAGGTTGGGGGCTGCCGTCAGGTGCTACACTGCCGGCGGTGGGGGACGGAGTGTTGGCACTAACCTGGGGCTAAACTGATGGTGGCGGATAAGAGACTCTTTTGGGGGCTGCACTGCCAGCGGCAGGTGGCGGAGGTGTCAGTGACAGTGGTGGTCTCTGAGAGAGGAGTGGTCCTCCACTCGCCAGACTCCGGACTCTAGAGGGCCATCTCCTGTGTGGCGGGCACACGTTTCCATGAAAATCCTGAGCACAGCAGGGCGCCGAGACCCGCCATGGTTCCCAGGCCCGTGCTCTCTCTGTTTTGTGGAGACCGTCTGGGAACCCTAAGTACACAGTAGCAGACAGCATGGGGTGACAGGGCCCCGTGGTGGAGGCCTCTGGAATGGGAACCTGCACTTTGGTGGGGAGGGCTGGCTGGGGCTGAGTTTCTGCTGCTCCTGCTTCCAGAGCGCAGCCCGGTGGGCCCAGCAGTTCCTGTGGAGTGGGAAGCCCAGGCACCAAGGTGTCTCCAGGCCCCAGTTCCTGGCCAGCTTGGGCCAAAGGAGAGGCTGGACTTTGGAGCGTGGGTGTGAGTGCCTTAGCTGAAACCGGCCCCTGCCAGCCAGTGGCCAGCATGACAAGGTAGGGCTCTAACACTAGCACTCTTCGCCTCCTGTTCTAGCCTTTTCTGGCTTTACCCATCCAGCTGTTCCTTGCCGGGAAAAAAAAGAGCCACCTGCCGTATGCTGGAGGCTGGATCCTGTGGCACCACGGCTCACCTCGCTGCAATGGTGGCAGTGATGGACACTGCAGAGCACTGAAGACGTAGGAGGGTGGCTGGCTGCCACCAGGGCAGGGACAGGGCTGTGGCGGTGGCCAGGTGGTAAGAGCCTTATAGGATGGGCCACTGCTTTGAGAGCAACAGCAGTGGTATTGGCATCAGCGGtagtggtggcagcagcagcaagtCTGGGGGCCGTGAAGGCTGGTAGGAGCACTGCGGGTTGGCCTGGCTTGGGGTGGGTCGGAAGCTGTGGGTGCTGTTCCGTGGGCCTCTGTGGCAGCAGCAGATTCGCAGCCAGGACAAGGAGTCTTCCCTGCTTCTCCTGCAGAATCTGGAGGGCGCCCTCCACCTGCTGGAACCTAAGCCAGGCATCAGTGGCAGCATTGTGTCATTAATAATGTTTGGGGGGTGACTGtatctttttgcttgttttttttttttttttttttttttttttttttttattgagatagtcTTGGACTTCATCAAATTTCATGAATCAGTGAGAGGTGGAAAGGTATAATAGGCCTCCTGATTCCCTTAcctgttctttttcctttcctccagtCTAGTTTTTCGATTCCTAATCGTTTTCTTGTCTTCATTTCTTATGCAACAGCATCTGTtcttgcttctcttcctcctccctttgtTTTTGGTATCCCAAGCAATGGCCTTCACAGACAACAATCCAAAACTGAGTTAAAAATAGGAGGACTTTTCAGTGTGTTGTATTCcccccagatggagtcttgctcttttgcccaggctgcagtgcagtggtgtgatctcgattcactgctacctctgcctcccgagttcaagcaattttcctgcctcactctcccgaatagctgggattataggcatgtgccagccagctaattttttgtatttttagtagagacaaggtttcaccgtgttgtccaggtaGGTGCTGGTAGCTCTGCTTCCTTACGTGTCTACACAGTGACCGGGCCAGTGTGAAGGCATGGGTAATCCACAACTGTCATATGGAGATTACTAGTTTATTGATATCTTGCAAACTCCACCAGCCAAAAAATTTAAGTTATTGAGATCTCAGAttaaagaaatgttatttcaTACATTTTCCAGAGGAATTCTACTTTTCTCTACCCTTCCAAACAGCAAAATCTAGAAGATACTCCAATGGGGGGTTTCAAACTGAGTGGTAAGTTTTAGGTGAGTTCAGATTCAACCAAAGCCTTATTAACCTTTAATTGCAGCATTTAACATCTTTGAGGTGTCACCGTACATATGAAATCTGATTACACGGCACAAGACTAGTCAACCTGTCAACACAGTGCAGCTGTTAATGTCACAGCTTTGGTCGTTTATAATGCAACCATAAAATGTAAAGATACTCGGTCTTATGTGAGAGTTTTCTGCTACTGCTgtgcaaaacttaaaaaaaaaaattatccaggcctaATTAATGAGATACCAGCAGATGCCATGTGGCAAATGAGCAGAAACCCTGCCTCCTATTAAGAGTAAGAAAGGCAGCAAggctaggaaataccattctgtcGTTGTGGTCCCTATTCCTTACACCTCCACATACCCCCTCTTCAGTGTGTGTCCCACTGCTATTCATCTAACAGCCCGATTAAAACCCCCTGGGTGCTCTCCAAGTAAGAGGGGTATTTAAGGTTTTGCTCAGTGCAGGGGTGATGTCtaaatgggtggatgaatggacaaACTGACAAAGCAAGGGACGAAAGGGAACATTCCAAAACCATATTTAATAGAACTTTCTTCATGACACCTCTCGGAATGTAAACACAGCTTGGCGTAGCGAAGTTCCATCTGATGGCTAAAGAGTATGACTGCGTAAGGCAGTTTCTTGACACCTACCCACCCCTAACAGATTTTCCTAAAACTCTGTGGAACAACCAAGGAGAAGGTGTATTCCTCCCTTTCCAGAGGTTCCTCTTCCTGGAAGATTATTTCACAAGCACTGGCTCCTGAAAGCAGCAGCCTCCCCGTCAGCCATTTTGGCACGAGCAGTTACAGCAGCACGCTTTGGAACCTGTCCTGACTTGAGTCTGAGGTTTGGAAGGGCATGTCCGTCTACTTCCATTTCACAGAGGGTCAGTGGTGTCTAGTGGCCCTGCTGTCCAAGGTTCTATCCTTTGATCACAGCGATTGGTCTCAGTTTAATGGCTTTCTTGCTGATTCCAGCATCATGGCAGGTGTTCACCACATCAGTCACATTCTTATAGGACTCAGGAGCCTGCAGGAGAGGAATTAAACATTGTACAAGTCCACTGAAAATGCGGTCTTTGCAAGCACCAAACTTCACTTGTGATTAAACAAATGCACACTAAAATAATACAGGGAGTTTTTTTGCCTATCAaattagcaaacatttaaaaaatgagtaggCCTGATGTTGGTCTGTGGTAGCTTCCAGAACACTTTcatcttgttttatatttttttgtgtattttttgaaaCATCTCCAAAGAACATGTATTACTTGTATAACTAGAAAATGtgtaaatgtaattaaataaaacacacaccGGTACCTGACTGGAAGGAAATGCACGAAACCATCATATGTTAGGAGTAATTATCTCTTCATGGTGGAATTACtggcaattttaattttctttctttatatatttatgcagTTATCAAAAATTTTTGGAATGAACATCTGGTACCCTCAAAGTAagttataaaattcatatatgtataaaaaactgtatgtgtgcatgtgtatatgtgtgtatatatgtgcaacTACACTCACATACAATTTCTGTGACTTTCTAGTCACATTCCCAGCCTTCCATCCTACCCATACTGCCTTGCCACCGTTAGCACTAATCTCCTCACACACTCACTTTATCTTTATTCATGTCAATTCAAGCTTAGGCCAACCAGACTGATTCCCATACTGTTCTGTACATAATTCCCGTTTCTATCCCATCTCCCATTCCCTTCCAATGTCTGAAACCTTCCCACTGTGGCCTCTGGAACTCCTTCCAGAAGGAGCAAAATCCCCTCCTTCCCTTTAACATTCCCTTCACCTTCTTGTTTTACTGAAACATGGATCTTTCTTGAGGATATCACTTTCACCTCCAACTTTCTGAAGTGGCAGCTGTTTTCTCTCCCAAACCAGGTCAAGCCATTGGTCCCAGACGTGAGACAGGTGGCTGTTTTTTGGCTTGTTTCTATTGTCCCTTTCTCCCTAGGCACTCCCAGTTTTGAATCTTGCAGTCATTACATCATACCACAAACTATCTTTGGCTACAGTTATCTGTGGGAGCCTCAATCACTCCCTAGCATTACTTGATTCTAGCTCCTGGCAATCAGATAAAATTCCACTGGGCcaatgactctctctctctctcctagatGAGTATTTCATACCTTTTCTCAGATCCTTACTGTCACTTGCTGACCTTACTAtgtaatacacagaaaaaaaaaaaaaaaagccagaatatTCATAAATGTGCTCACTTTATCTTCCCCACATATCTGTATCTAtaccttctctccttttttgacagggtcttattctgtcacccaaggttgagtccagtggcacaatcacagcttgctgctgccaccaactcctgggctcaatcgatcctttTGCCCCAGCCTTCTAAGTCATTGAgactacaggctaatttttttatttttatagagatggggtcttgctttgttgcccaggctggtctcaaaactgctggctttaagcaatctcacctcagcctctcaaagtactgggactacagacgtcagccactgtgcccagcctcttctctccttttataAAGGATGTATTATTTGTGCTCCTAGCAAAGACCAGCCCTATTAACTTGTACatcagaccctatctctattcaAGGACACTTCTCCAGCaatttcctccctctttcctgcaTCATTAATTTCTCTTGTAGATTCTTCTCATTAACATGAAAACACGTTTGTCAGATCATGTCACAGGATTTCTGTTCAAAATCCtccaaaacttttcattttaatcacAGTAAATGCAAAAGTCCAAATGCTCTGGCGCCCCctacctctctgacctcatctccctCTGGCTTGCTCTTGTCATGCCTGGCCGCCTTAGGCTGCTTCGGCATAACCTCGGCGCACAGATTTTGTgcttgctgttctctctgccttgaACGCTCACCACCAGATACCCTGGTAGCCTGTTACCTCTCTCTCTTCAGGTCTTTGCTCTCTTGTCACCTCACTGAAGTCTGCTCCAACCATCTGTTTAAAACTgtccccctccccacctttcCTTACCCCCTTTCCCTGCTTCATTATTATTTCACAGAACTTGTATGGTCGTTAACACACTgtatattttgttatttggaaAGCTCCACAAGGAAGGGATTCATATTTCTTTTGTCCACTGCGTTATCTCTAGCACACAGAAAAGTACCTAACTATAGCAGATGTTTACTAAGTGTtagctgaatgagtgaatgaaacaATCGTGTTGcaggtgaaaaaaacaaaaccaaacaaccaaAAATCCAAATGTGAACTGTAGTCATTCTGGCTGATTGAattctaaatgttttctgttttcttctttgcattttccaaatcttttaaattaaacatgtattatttaggggaaaaactaataagttatttaaaaaataagtctttgTCATACTCTGAGTCAGTagttcactttctttctttctttttttttgagatgagtcttgctttgccatccagtctggaatgcagcagcacaatggcatagctcactgtaaccccaaacccctgggctcaagctattctccagcttcagtctcctgagtagacaGGACTACACCTGCCTAATctttgcccagactgatcttgaactcctggcctcaagagatcttcttgcattggcctcccaaagtactggaattataggcatgagccaccatgtaaTTCCCATTTTTGAGACTTTGTTCTAATTACTAAAACAACTGGAAAAAAGCTTCATGCATGAAGATactcattaaaatttaatttatagtaGCAAATATTTGAAAGCTACTTAAATGTCTACTACAGGGAAAAAGATACTCTGGTAGAATATTCCGCAATGATTTTAAAAGGTGGCACAAACAATTTCATAATATTgttgctaaatttttaaaagaactacaaaatgtatattaattataattatgactagctttaaaaaaaagcatttaggAAAAAAGTATGACagtaagtatttctttttctttttgagatggagtcttgctttgtcgtccaggctggagcgcagtagcatgatcttggctcactgcaagctctgcctcttgggttcaagtgattcttctgcctcagcctcctgagtagttgtgattacaggcattcaccaccatggctagctaatttttgtatttttagtagagacggggtttcaccatgttgagcaggctggtctcaaacccctgacctcgactgatccacctaccttggcctcccaaaatgctgggattataggtgtgagcaaccacacccagctgacgATAATAAGTATTCTAAAAGATAAGGTAATAACTATGTCAGGGCACTGAGTTTCTGGaaggctttcttttctcttaaatctttaagaaagaaatgatgttgcttttaatttaaatatgtacatatgtatacacatatatacagaatTTAAACAAAATCTGTTCTCCTGTCAATAAAACTTTCCCCAAACATTTATGCCTTCCTTTTCAAACTTGCTTTCAAATTGAAACCTAGGTATACAACTGTATAAAAGCAAGAGTTAGCTCAAACTACTTTTGAAAAGGTTAATATGGAGATGGAGATTATATATAAATAGTGAAAAATCATTCTTAAGGACTTGGCTCGTAATTTAACtctaaccaaaagaaaacaaaatataaaactgaaataagatAAACCAAAAAAGATATGCCAAAATTGaggtcataaaaaaaaattacaacccaAACAATTTCAGTTAGTAATACCCCAAACTGCTATCTCTGTAGACTGGCATAAATTACAAATgggaaataatgaatatttatcaaaatttcaCTTACCTCTTCCATAACCAGTTTGGGTGAAGCAACACGGATTGCAATTCCCATATCTGCCAATTTGTCTAAGACATCCTGGAAATCTAAATTACGTCGAGATTTTGCTCGGGACAATGCACGGCCCTAGAATGGGAAAGGAATGAACTTTACCTGAAACCctaagattatatgccctttccTTGATGTTCTCTTAAACTAAAAAGGAGCTTAAAAACCcatctttttttactttatcaaACTGATAACATGCCTTTTGTTTTAAGCCTCCTCATATCCTTTTGGATTTTGGACCACAGAATTCTGTTGGGAGGCTGTCCTGGGCagggcagcatccctggcctctatcccCTAAAATGCCAATAGCAACTCCCACTAAACCGTAACAATAAAAAAATGCCTCCAGAAATGGCCAATGTCCCCATGGGGGTAGGGGGTTCATCTTcctgttgagaaccactgggttaAAATTAGGAGTTGGGAGGCAGCTAGaaatgagaaacagagaaaaaagtaggGTTAAGGTACCTTTGTGAAGGTCTGTCCTACGAGAAGGTATTCTAGACAGTTTCTCTTTCCCATTTCAACACTGGGTCAACACTCTGGATGGCTTAGAAAAGGGGCTGTCAAACTACAGTGGATGAGCCAAATTTGGTCTAccatctgctttttaaaagaaacgatttcattttttgagaaacGGTCTCCCTatgtcagccagactggagtgaagtggcataatcataactcactgcagccttgatctcctgggctcaagcaatcctcctgccttagccaggACTACgggtgtgtcaccacacctggctgatcaaaaaattttttgtagagacagtgtctcgctaatgttgcccagactgttcttgaactcctggcttcaagtgttcctcctgccctggcctcctaacgtgctaaaattacaggtgtgagcaaccatgcctggtcTAAAAGTTTTAAGACAACACAGCAGTGCCCATTTACACAGTGCTTAAGGTTGCCTCTGCACTGAAATGGCACAACTGAATAGCTGGTACAGAGACCATCTGGTCCCCAAAGCCAGAATATTCATAGTCTGGCCCTTTATGGAAAGAGTTTACCGACCCCTGGGCTTAGAAGATGAGAGGCAGTGTTTTgaaatgcgtgtgtgtgtagacTGCACATAGGCTCTAATTTGCAAACAGGGCCTATCCTTCCAATCCTGAGTGGACCTACACAATAGGAAGGGGTAAATTAAACAAATGAGCAGGTCCAGTCAATCACTGAGATAAACTGTGCTATTAACATCAGTTAAAGTTCCATCACTTTAAACCAGTTACAGTAAGCTCAGCTAGTGTGATAATTTCCCAGTCTGGATTTTCCAGACTTGCGGAGGTAAGAAACGGTCCCTAACCCTACCAGATATCACTTAGGTAGAGACACTAGGTGGCCCTGTCAGTTCACTAAATAGTATACATTATGAGGAACAATTTGAAGTACAAGACAGGATAGACCCAAGTCTCAATTCTGTTAATGTTCAATCGGCTACGTTTACCAGTCGAAATGGAAAACAATAGCTAAACTGAAGAGAACATTTCTAAGGAAGTTTCTGTTTTCCTTACCGCTCCATGACAGGTTGTTCCAAAGGTCTCAGTCATGCCCTGTTCAGTGCCAGTAAGAACATAACTACAGGTTCCCATGGTGCCACCGATGAGCACTGGTTGTCCAGTGAGCTGAGGATGCACATAAGCCAAACATGTTAACAATCAGAAAAGCATAAGCTTTTTagtcaaaaaatttaaattttcttctgcaCTGTAGAATTGCAGGAGAAACCCAGACCTCTAAACATGCAGCTTGTAAACAATTATTAAGATAGTACTTTGATAATTCAGAAGTGAAGGAAGAGGACAAGAGTGAAAATGTGAGGACCAGTAAAAATGCAGAAGAGTCAAAATAAGAGCAAAGCGAAATCCAAAAGTGTAGGGAAGTGTTACTAGAACAACCATCCTGAGGAAAgggattttcttctctgttttgggtttctcatctgtaaaaggagcaAGCAGACTACGGAGTCTGACTCCACCACAGGCAGACACCAAGAGGATAGGAGGAATGAAACAGGCTGAGTTTACTCTGCCTTCTATAACTGAGTTACTCCCGTCTTCCACTAATTCAAAGGCCTCAATTCACAGCAGTGGAGTGATACATACTTCATGAGCACGTTGTAGTTAGCACGTGGCACCACTGCAAGCACGGACGGGGGAGGAGTTACTGCTTCAGAGAAGACTGGGAATCGCTGTTCTCATGGGTGACACAGTATTTTACTTTCACAATTGCTGCTTTTCGGCTTAAATGTAATTTACATTTGCAACAATCTAAATCATACTCCCGCTGCTTAAAACCACAAACACAGGGCTACATACTTGGTAATCAACAGCAATGAGTGGATGGTGAGGTGGGAATGCGCGGGTGGATCCCTTCCTGTGTACCAACAGTGTCCGTTCCTTTCCGTCCACCACATGCTGCTCCACTTTGGCAATGTTGTGCGAAACATCATAGATCACGTGGAGGTCCAAGTCATCAGGGGTTGTGTTGAAGACCTTGGCAAAAGCCTAGGAGAAAATGTAGAAGTTAAAAGCAGCCAGAACTTCAGACTGATCTTCAGCTCTTTGTGACTTACCTTATTGATTTCAGGTAGTCTGTTCTGAATGGGGTAAAAGATTTAATCATTCAAAAATAGCAGTAAGATTATCTTTACGTAAAGGACAAAAGTTGTCTTTTAGACCACACAGCAAATGCTACCACATCATTTTCCTCTTTGGTTAAAAAGCTGCCTGGCTATATTTGATCCCACCCTTCAAAGTTGCTTCTTCCCCAGCCTTCTGAATCATAGTCAGTGGTACTCCTATTCTCTGTGCTGTTCAAGACAAATTCTAGGAGTAATTTTGATTCTCTTCTCTCATTCCTTATGCCTGATACTCTGATTATTTGGTTTAAGAAGACaccaaaaccaaacaccataggCTTTGATTGAACTGCACTACGTTTTAGAGCACTTAACTTCATCATGAATGACTCAGACAGAAAAGCAACTTCAACTGTACCTGCCGGGTTAAGAAGGTCATGGAAGAGCGGTTGACCCAGGCATAGTTCCCAGCTGCTGCCATTCCCTTCAGGTAGTCTTGACCCTCTGGGGAAGCGATTCGAGCACAGGCCAACTGCCGATCATTGACTATAATCTTGTCTCTCTTCATGGCCTTCTCCATAGCTACCAAAGCATCTGGAACGAGAGCAGCAAAGTCCAAACCAGTTAGGTTTCCCTTAAATGAAGAGTTCAGATTTACTGCAGAAAGGCAGGCTACATTCAAACTCATTCCACAAAAAAACAAGTGAAACACAACTTTCCCTTTGTTTCTGAGTTCATCTATTTGCTCGGCCAAGATGAATGTAAGGATCTCTTAAGAGCACAGTGATAGTATATGGGACACAAAGTCAACATTCGTCCTCTTGGAACTTGAAAGAGAATGGGATGTGTAAACAAATAACCACAATATGATCTCAATTACTCCTTTCTCAGTATGCGAATGAATGAGAATAGTAGTAGTAAAATACATTGTGTCACCATCATGGTTAACCAAATTCATGACAAAGTGCAGAGAAGCACGCAGTGGAATGCTCTGGAATACCCTGGAATACCAGTGGACACTTCATACATCTGCTAGATTAAGTAGTCTAAAGGGTCAGGCTGGCACAAATTATTAAATTCTCACACAATAAAATGGACTAGAGGCTGATCTGTAACATGACATTTAAAGCTTATAGCAATTTCCAGGTGTCTATATACCTTTTCATTGATACATAAACTCTTTCACACATCCTCCAAGCTATCCGAAAGGACCTATCCATGATTTCTCTGCTTCCTGCTTCTGTTCATGCTGCCTTTTTGTCACCAATGTTCTTTGTGTATAATTGTCCAAACTGTTCCTAGCTCATGGATACCATTTGTAAACTATGAAAGCTCAACACTGGATCCATGAAGCCATCTCCAAAATCTTTTTCCTAAATGTGTTTTGCTTGTCTCCCCTATATTAATTGCCaccttttaatatttacttttccttttaaatgaacATGACATGACAATGTCATGAGACAATGTGAGTACAAAGTATCTGCCTATTTCGTCAGCAAATCCACCGTAACACCTAATGTTGCAGAGCaggtatataatacatacatcatttgctaaatgaatgcCTACTTCATAAATTCCACTGTTTAAATATTTGCTTGCTCTTTCTTGGCCAGATAGTAACCCTTCAGAGTAAATGTAACGATAACTGCAACTAACGTGTATTGAATGCTTACTGTCAGACACTgatttaagtgctttacatatattaactttcCATGATAATcccatataaaataattattatacacatttttttttaaaagaaagttataGCCCAGTGAAGTTAATTTGTTTGTTATTTAATTGTTGAGGACTCAGGATAAAACCCATGCAGTATATTTCAGGGTTTTTGTTCTCTTAAATTTCTATCTGGTTGCCCATAAAATGCACATTTTGGTATGAAGTCTAGAATCTACCTGTGGCTACTTGGTGGCCCAGGCCTCTGCTTCCACTGTGGATCATCACACACACCTGTCCCTTATGGTCGATGCCCATTTTCTTAGCAGCATACTCATTGAAAATCTCATCCACAACCTGGATTTCTGCATAATGGTTGCCTGCTCCCAGGGTCCCCAACTGCAAATGTAAAAATGATAACATagtttttattctagtttttgttttaatctatttaaaaaccaaaaagataaaaacaaactaacagCAGAATAACAAATAGCGTTCCAGTAACAAAAAAATTCCTAAGCTGTCCAAGTGCCTCATTTACAATAGTCTACACAACAAAATAACGTAGACTAACTCCtgaattttattatatctttatatgcttggtatacacatataaaaaaacacagaaaaccaaacactgcatgttctcactcataagtgggagcttaacaatgagaacacatggacacagggaagggaacatcacatactggggcctgtcgggggatggggggaaagaagagggaaaatattAGGATGAACACCTAAAGCCTGTGAGGCTTAAAACCCATAtggtgggttgatgggtgcagcagaccaccaggGCACATGTATACCGATGTAACAAACTTTcacgttcagcacatgtatcccggaacttagagtaaaacaaattaaagaaaaaagcttcattaaaaaaacaagctTTTAAATGGTTCATGGGATATTTTAAACATCACAAAGAGTCAAATTTTGGGATAATGTTGGTGAATGTTGAAACTTAGACAAGATCCAAGTTCAAACGGTTTTTAAAACACCTATGAGTTCATGGACATCCACCATGAACATTATCTATAACTGAAAGAACATACACGACAACTAGAGCTGATATCAATAGATGATTTAGAGAGCCAGAGAATGTCAGTTCTGGAAGTGTCTTTAGAGggtgcctagttttttttttgttttttaattgcattttaggttttggggtacacgtgaagaacatgtaagattgctgcataggtgcaCACCTGGCAgcgtgatgtgctgccttcctcctcttcacctgtatctggcatttctccccatgctctctctccccaactccccaccctccactgctgtccctcctctatttccccctaacagaccccagtgtgtgatgctcccatccctgtgtccatgtgttctcactgttcaacacccgcctatgagtgagaatatgtggtgtttgattttctgttcttgtgtcagtttgctgagaatgatggtttccaggttcacccatgtccctacaaaggacatgaatgcatcatttttgatggctgcataatattccatggtgtatatgtgccacattttccctgtccagtctatcatcgatgcttttttttttgaggttgcCTAGTTTTAACCATCCCAGTTTTCTAGAagaaactgagatccagagaaGACAGTCTTGCCCATGTGTCACAGTGAATTAGTGGCAAAGCCTTCAGAACTAGCTGTAATTTCAAACATCTAGTATATTCTTATCTCATGGATACCATTTGTAGACTggcaaagtatatatatatataattttaacatataaaccttataaatatattctatttttctcccattcacttcgaattcattatttattttatgaaaatttgcAAGCTCCtgattgctctgtcacccaggctggagtgcagtggcgcgatcacagctcactgcagcttcaaactcctaggct
Proteins encoded:
- the LOC101042897 gene encoding RNA-splicing ligase RtcB homolog, whose product is MSRNYNDELQFLEKINKNCWRIKKGFVPNMQVEGVFYVNDALEKLMFEELRNACRGGGVGGFLPAMKQIGNVAALPGIVHRSIGLPDVHSGYGFAIGNMAAFDMNDPEAVVSPGGVGFDINCGVRLLRTNLDESDVQPVKEQLAQAMFDHIPVGVGSKGVIPMNAKDLEEALEMGVDWSLREGYAWAEDKEHCEEYGRMLQADPNKVSPRAKKRGLPQLGTLGAGNHYAEIQVVDEIFNEYAAKKMGIDHKGQVCVMIHSGSRGLGHQVATDALVAMEKAMKRDKIIVNDRQLACARIASPEGQDYLKGMAAAGNYAWVNRSSMTFLTRQAFAKVFNTTPDDLDLHVIYDVSHNIAKVEQHVVDGKERTLLVHRKGSTRAFPPHHPLIAVDYQLTGQPVLIGGTMGTCSYVLTGTEQGMTETFGTTCHGAGRALSRAKSRRNLDFQDVLDKLADMGIAIRVASPKLVMEEAPESYKNVTDVVNTCHDAGISKKAIKLRPIAVIKG